From the genome of Tripterygium wilfordii isolate XIE 37 chromosome 6, ASM1340144v1, whole genome shotgun sequence:
TAAAGGTTAGTAGGTTACAGTATGTACCATCATCAAAAGCCTCCAATAGGAGAAACTCCTTTATTATAAAACTAATCCGTTGTCACAACGTCGACCCACTAGTAGCATCCTAAAGTAATAAAGACCCAATAAACCATTTGGGGGTTGTTTACTGCTGTTTGTTCTGGTGGAGGATGAAAGACCAGAATTCTTgaagcttttgaattttgatcagcAACAGAAAGAAGCCAGAACAACAGGACAGAGTATTCCCAGCTTGATAAAATATGCTACGATAGTTAATCAGAAATAAAATTATTGCTAATTATGATGCCATAGGTTTCTTCACAGGAAATGGAACCAGAACCAGTCAGAgcattcaaaagaaaacatgCCCAACAGTATAATCGTCAATAAAACATTTGGGGGTTGTTTACTGGTGTTTGTTCTAGTGGAGGATGAAAGACCAGAATTCTTgaagcttttgaattttgatcagcAACAGAAAGAAGCCAGAACAACAGGACAGAGTATTCCCAGCTTGATAAAATATGCTAGGATAGTtaatcaaagaaataaaattattgcTAATTATGATGGCATAGGTTTCTTCACAGGAACTGGAACCAGAACCAGTCAGAgcattcaaaagaaaacatgCCCAACAGTATAATCGTCAATAATCAGTTGGAATTTATATGTCCCCTCCAGCTTCAAAATTAGACCCACATTAACACAGGCAGTACACCATCCCTTCCTTACCTCTTATGCTAAGCTTGGGAGGAGGTTTCGCGATGGTTGGGCTAAGCTTAACTCCCCATGTTTAGTCACTCGAGAGTTTTAAATTACCAACATTTCATTTCCTTTCGTTCTCCACTATAAAAATTGTCACTGGCTTCCCTTTCGCGCTTTTCGTCAAACACCCAACAGTCGAACTTATATACCCAAAATAATACAAACATATAAATACATTACGCACTTGCCAGAGTGTAGAATCATCCTCACAAAACCAACAAGAGGAACAGTATCCGCCAAAATCTGGTCTTCCCAATCAACCAATTCGTCATCTTCTTGTATTTCCTCATCCTTGCTTCCCAAAtcgtcctcttcttcttcttccggaATCTCACTCTCCTTCACCGGTGGCCGGGACACGGGTTTCCTCAGCACATCCGACCCTTCCGATCCTGTCCTCAAAGCACATGGACGTGAATGAAGCGACGTTCTCCAATGAAATTGAAAAGATAAAATCAAAGGAGACGCGCTCGGTGAGACAGGATTTGTATGACTGTAAAGGCATGTGGGTGCTGAATTAGATATGGAAAACATATTTATGCTATTCGCCTATTCCCCGTATTTGATTCTCTGGTTTCACTTCTCACATATGTTTTCTGCTTCTGTATTTTCAGAGGGTTTTCCCCTTTTCGGCTGTGGATCAATGATGCCTAATTGCCTACTAATAAAGAGGCCCATTGGGCCCTATATGAGTAACAGCCCATGACCGGATCCAAATTCAACTAATGGACCACGCTTAAGGCCCAAACGCTCCAACAGTGCTCAGAATTGTAGGTATCGCCACGTACTCAAGtaaaaaagaagatattttgTGTCCAATAAATATCTGCTTCTTACGTTGACGTGGCTAGATGACGGTCCTATGACACGTGGAAAAGCGGTGACAACTGTAACGTTCTTTTTGACCCCAAACTCCATCTCCGGTTCGCGTTTTTGGTTTCCtttaccctctctctctcaaatcatCTCTGGAATTGTCGTCGAATTCCAGGAATCAGATGGAGGAGAACTTTAGGAGAAGTGAGATCCTGGAGAATTTAGAGACATCTGAGTCAAGTGCGATCGATTCAAGCGAGCTTTCTCAGCAGGAAGAGACAGCGAGCAGGGTATAATTCTTAACGTTTTCctctttctttacttttttttccccgAATAGTTAATCTGCTTATTAGATTTTGTCGCAGTTCGGTTGTTCTTGATCCAATCTTTTGGTTTGTGAGAAATATTTGTAGTTTTagttggtgaagaaaaaaaaggtacagTAGTTGCGAAGAATATCGTAATCACACTCtttcaatttatttaattttatttagggTTTCCACCGGTTCTTTGTTGGATGCTGTGATTTATAATTGTTATTCAAAGAGTTGATTGGGTATCATCCTTGTTAGTTGCTTATTTATATTCGTTTCAAAATGCTATGATTTAGGATTTTGGAAACATAATTGTAATAAGGTTTCTtgttaaaatttataattttctatCTTCACCTAATGGAGATGCTCAAATAGTTTTCCTGTGTGATTGTGCATGGCTAATAATTTGCTAGTTATGTTTAGACACAATGCATCTATTGTTGTTTAGGTTGGTCACATGTTTATCTTTAGATTGAGTTTGACATTGCTATATTCACgcttctcttttttgtgctaATTCTTACACTGGTATTGTGACCCAAAGGAAAAAAAGGCCGGAGAACTGTGAAAATAGGCAGTGCCAAGATTAAATCTTCAATAACAATAACAGGGCTTGAGAAATATTAAGCCATGATGGGAAGACCATAAATAATAGACGACTGAAGAAGATTTCTACATGTGTGCATCAAATGGAAGCTAGATATAGTATTCCGAAAAGTAAACATTATACATGTATCAAGGCAATATCATGGCCTTGATCGATACTGCTACATTCCATCATTGCATAGGGACCTATGATACTGTTCAAAATAAGACAATATCTTAAAGGAAATTATTGGCATGTTTTCTTCATATGGTTGTCTTGAACTTAAAGTCAAATGTCCGGATTTGATGATTGCAGTTGtgttataattttctttttccgtATGTCTATTGTGTTTCATCTTCTTATTCATTTGGTAATAAGGTATTGAGACTAAAAGCTAGAAGTCTTCCTGCTTGAATTTGTGAGCATTCTTGCATAATCACAATTTTATGATTGAGTTGGAATAGTAATTTTGTGACCTTGATCCTGTGACAACTATAGGGTCTAAGCTAGCTACCGGTTGTCACTTCAGGATATGCTGAAAAATGAAGGAGCAATAAGTCCATATTCCAATTTAGTATAACAGTGTCTCGTTAATGGGACCACTGTCCACCTTTTTTTATTTCAGAACCATTTCTTAATCTGGACTAATCGTTATATACTTTTACATTGATATACTTATTTAATTATCTATTGATTCTTGAATTTATCCTCCTGTTATCTTAATTTGATGAGATTCTTTACTTTTCTACTGGCTGATCAAAATTTGTTTTATGCGTCAGGATTCCCCTATGGTAGAATCTCTCTCTACAGAATGGACAGATGAGAAGCATAGTCTGTATCTTAAATTTATGGAAGCATCATTTGTGGACCAGTTGTATACTTCTCCAGATGTTCTTGGCAGACACTCTGGAAAGGAGAAGTCAGATCTGAAATTGCCTCGCCAACGATATTCTGACAACCCTGCCTCCAATGGCCAGGTCAAAAAGCGAACCTCTGCGGTTTACTGTGCTTCATTAAACTATCCATATATttgtttctatttatttatagatGTGCTAAATCTTTGTTCATTATGCTCCTATCTATCTGTTTTCCAGTATAAGGTTTTCCGTGGTGGCTGCTGGCAGAAGATGAACTTTGAAAGACCTGAACCTGCACAATCTGTGTCAGATGAGTCTCATGGTTTTCTCGCAAGTCCATGGATCCAGCACTTTAGACAAACATGCAAGCCTGAAGTTCTAGCAACTCCCAATATCCTAGAAAGTAGTGTGTCAGAAAGACTAGCAGTCAACTTGAGTGGCGAGAAAGCAGTGCTCTGTGCATCAGATACTAATTCAAAGCAGCCTCATGTGTGCCTCGACTCTCATCCATGTCATATTGATTTGGTTGGCAGCATCACAGGTATTCTCGATATATTTTGGCATGTTTCCTCGAAGATTTTCTTTACCCTTTTTGTGTTGGAAatgattatttgttttttcataTGCTGTTCAAACATGCTAAAACTTCCATCCAGTATATATGTTGGGCGATTCCTATAGAAGAAAGATGGATGTTTACTTGATGCATTTTCTAACTGGATAGAGTTTCCGTAACTGAGTTGGTTGTTGAATGCCATGGTTGTTTCCCCTATTTAAATTGTTGGGTACCATCATTATCATTCTTATATTTCCTCCCACTTGTATTTAGTCATACATGGATA
Proteins encoded in this window:
- the LOC120000358 gene encoding protein DCL homolog, chloroplastic-like — its product is MFSISNSAPTCLYSHTNPVSPSASPLILSFQFHWRTSLHSRPCALRTGSEGSDVLRKPVSRPPVKESEIPEEEEEDDLGSKDEEIQEDDELVDWEDQILADTVPLVGFVRMILHSGKYRSGDRLSPEHESTIINRLLCNHPEYEKKIGCGIDYITVGYHPNFESSKCLFIVRKDGELVDFSYWKCIKGLIRKNYPLYADSFILRHFRSRRNDR
- the LOC120000357 gene encoding cold-regulated protein 27-like; protein product: MEENFRRSEILENLETSESSAIDSSELSQQEETASRDSPMVESLSTEWTDEKHSLYLKFMEASFVDQLYTSPDVLGRHSGKEKSDLKLPRQRYSDNPASNGQYKVFRGGCWQKMNFERPEPAQSVSDESHGFLASPWIQHFRQTCKPEVLATPNILESSVSERLAVNLSGEKAVLCASDTNSKQPHVCLDSHPCHIDLVGSITEVSDQNFVDNDTRGEKQRSKCSTKRMRTVSTTTLSSDQVVPHSRPSGTENRTKKYVSQAKQRATSTAEQ